The Cryptosporangium aurantiacum DNA segment CGTCGGACGCCAGGTAGAGCACGGCCTCGCTGATGTCGACCGGGTCGAGCGTGTTCACCGGAAGCTTGTGCATCGAGCCGAACGCGGGCTCGGCGTCCTCGCGGGTCGGGTGCTCCAGGTCGGGCCGGAACACCTTGTACATCATGTCGTTGAGCAGCATCGGCGTCGCGATGTTGCCCGGGTGCACCGCGTTGACCCGGATCGACAGCGGCGCCAGCGTTAGCGCCAGGTCGTGCACCAGGCGGGCGACGGCCTTCTTGGCGTGCGAGTAGCCGGCACCGCCGGGGCCCGCCGAGTCGACCGAGCCGGCCATGAACGCGGCCATCGAGCCGGTGACGACGATCGACGCACCGGCGCCCAGGTGCGGGAACGCCGCCTCGAGCGTGTTGATCACGCCGACCAGGTTGGTCGACACGGTGTCGAACCACCCGATCGTGGGCACCGACGTGCCGATCGGGCTGATGCCCGCGTTCGCGACGACGACGTCGAGGTGGCCCAGCTCGGCGACGCCGGCCTCGACCGCAGCCACCAGCTGGGCGCGCTCCCGGACGTCGGCGACCCGGGTCACCACGCGCCGGTCGAGCGCTTCGACCAGCCGGGCGGTCTCCGCCAGGTCCGCCTCGGACGCCATCGCGTACGGCACCGACTCGAGCTGGGCGCAGATGTCGACCGCGACGATGTCCGCGCCCTCCTCCGCCAGCCGCACCGCATGGCTGCGGCCCTGTCCGCGCGCTGCCCCCGTCACGAAGGCGACTTTGCCTTCCATTCTCCCGGCCATCCGGCTGCTCCTCACCGCTCTACCGACCATTCTGGTCGGGAAAACTACCGCAGTGGTCGGTGGTTCGTAAGATGGTCCGGTGGCGAGAGTTTTCCGGCAGCAGATCGACGAAGGCATCCTCAACCGCGCGGCGACGCTGTTCGCCCGGTACGGCTACGCGCAGACCTCGGTGCAGGCCATCGCCGACGCGGTCGGCATGTCCAAGGCCGGCTTGCTGCACTACTTCCCGACGAAGGACGCGCTGCGGGACGCCGTCGTCGCGCACAGTGCGGCGCTCGCCCAGGAGGTGCTCGACGCGGTCGACGGCGAGCCGCTGGGACCCGCCCGCGACCGCCGGGTCATCGAGGCGCTGGCCGACCAGGCCATCGCCCGGCCCGGCATGGTCGCGTTCCTGGTCAGCTCCACGGCCACCGAGCCGTCGACGCCCGGCGCCGAGCGCATCCACCGCACAGTGTTCCGCGCGTTCGGTGCCGACCCCGACGGGGAGCCCGAGCGCGCGATCCGGGTGCTCGGCGCGCTCGGCGCGCTCTCGATCGTCGTACTGGCCGCTCAGCGCGTCGGCAAGGCGATCCCGTGGCGGTCACACGTCATCGCCACCAGCTTTGACGCCCTGGGGCACCGCATCTGAATCACCCCTAACGAGGCCTTAAAGCTGCCAGATCGGTACTTTGTCTCCGGATCTGGGAGAACAGTGCGGCTCTACGGTTTCTCGGGACAGCACCCGAACCGTCCAGGAGCCCCGACCGTGCCGCCCGTACCTGTGCGTGAGCAACCACCCGACGGTTTCCGGGGTGGGCACCGGCGGCGCAGATCCCGGAAACCGATCCGCCGGCTCGGGGTGGCCGGACTGCTCGCCACCGTCGTCGCGGTCACCGTCGCCACGTTCACCGCGGGGCAGGCTCAGGCCGCCGGGTTCTCGGTGTCCTACGTCCAGTCGGCGCGCTGGGACAGCGGCTACACCGGCGCGTACACGGTGACCAACACCGGCGCGGACGCCGTCGAGAGCTGGTCGCTGGCGTTCACGCTGCCGGACGGCGCCCGGATCACCAGCCTCTGGAACGGCCGGATGAGCGTTTCCGGCCGGGACGTCACCGTGCGCAACGAGACCTGGAACGGGCGGCTCGCCCCGGACGCGTCGGTCGTCGTCGGCTT contains these protein-coding regions:
- a CDS encoding TetR/AcrR family transcriptional regulator; translated protein: MARVFRQQIDEGILNRAATLFARYGYAQTSVQAIADAVGMSKAGLLHYFPTKDALRDAVVAHSAALAQEVLDAVDGEPLGPARDRRVIEALADQAIARPGMVAFLVSSTATEPSTPGAERIHRTVFRAFGADPDGEPERAIRVLGALGALSIVVLAAQRVGKAIPWRSHVIATSFDALGHRI
- a CDS encoding mycofactocin-coupled SDR family oxidoreductase — its product is MAGRMEGKVAFVTGAARGQGRSHAVRLAEEGADIVAVDICAQLESVPYAMASEADLAETARLVEALDRRVVTRVADVRERAQLVAAVEAGVAELGHLDVVVANAGISPIGTSVPTIGWFDTVSTNLVGVINTLEAAFPHLGAGASIVVTGSMAAFMAGSVDSAGPGGAGYSHAKKAVARLVHDLALTLAPLSIRVNAVHPGNIATPMLLNDMMYKVFRPDLEHPTREDAEPAFGSMHKLPVNTLDPVDISEAVLYLASDAARYVTGQQLKVDAGALLPATTANAPG